The Hymenobacter sp. DG01 sequence GATTTCAGCCCCGCCGTTGCGGAGGCTCACCAGCTTATTCAGCAGCGCGGCGTTTCTGGTGCCGAGCGTCTGCAGCCCTATCTGCTGCGCCTCATTCAAACCCAGCCTGCCATAGCCCAGGACGCCTACGTGCAGGCGTATTTAGGTGCGAAAACCGAGGCGGATCGGCAAAAGGCTGTAGCCAACAAACCCGTCAGCCGCTATAACTCTCAGGCTCTGGAGGAGGCTTTGGCCCGGCTGCGAGAAGTGAAAACCGCCGAGGAAATAGCCCTGCTGCGCCGGGCCGTACGCATCAGCGCCATCGGGCAGCAGGAAGTCATGAAGGCTACCCGCCCCGACATGGGAGAAATGGAGCTGCAAGGCCTGCACGAGTACGTTTATAAAAAGTACGGAGCCGAGTTCGAGGGCTACCCCAGCATTGTGGGCGCCGGAAGCAACGCCTGCATCCTGCACTACACCGAAAACGACAAGACACAGGTTAAAAACGACCTGCTACTCATGGACTGCGGAGCTGAATACCACGGCTACTCCGCCGATGTCACCCGTACTATCCCGCCGTCCGGCAAGTTCAGTCCGGCCCAGCGCCAGATTTACGAGTTGGTATTAGCCGCTCAGGATGCCGGGTTTGCTGCCTGCAAACCCGGCAACGAGTTTCAGGCACCTCACAAAGCCGCCCAGAAAGTTATTACCGATGGTCTGCTGAGGCTGGGCATCATTAAGAAGCCGGAAGAAGTCCGCACCTACTTCCCCCACGGCACCAGCCACTACCTCGGCCTCGATGTGCATGATCCTGGCACGTACGGACCTCTGCAAGCAGGAGCTGTAATCACCGTGGAGCCCGGCATCTACATACCGGAGGGCAGCCCCTGCGACAAGAAGTGGTGGAACATCGGAGTGCGTATCGAAGACGATATTCTGATTACCCAGCAAGGCTACGAAAACCTCTCGCGGGAGGCCCCGCGCACGGTAGCGGAAGTAGAAAGCATGATGGCCAAGCCCAGCGCCCTCGACGATTTCAAGCTGCCGGAGTTAAACTAAAGAGGTAATGAGGGGAATGGTGCTGAAGTGAAAAGCGAGGCAGAAGCCGGTAGAAATAACGCTTTAAGGCGCCAACTCCTCAGCGCATCAACTAATTAGCCATATTCTATTTGACATTATCGAAAACCCTTGTACCTTTGCAGTCCTTAATCCCAAAACCCCGTCGAGATGGCTAAAAAAGGCAACCGGGTGCAGGTAATCCTTGAATGCACTG is a genomic window containing:
- a CDS encoding aminopeptidase P family protein, with the protein product MPYSLPSLRKSSGLLLLAGCLLLTPTAYAQRAAGPDRPTDLLSASFHKQRRELVRQALPAGSVAVLFAAPVRNRANDVDFLYHQSPDFYYLTGYTEPEAVLVLFKEPQTIKGQSGITEALFVQPRNARAEQWTGRRLGAEGARQQLQLQFVADNKEFADAGIKWGSFSQIAFQSLPTDARDNPEDPADLYNLVATFRQQAALPADFSPAVAEAHQLIQQRGVSGAERLQPYLLRLIQTQPAIAQDAYVQAYLGAKTEADRQKAVANKPVSRYNSQALEEALARLREVKTAEEIALLRRAVRISAIGQQEVMKATRPDMGEMELQGLHEYVYKKYGAEFEGYPSIVGAGSNACILHYTENDKTQVKNDLLLMDCGAEYHGYSADVTRTIPPSGKFSPAQRQIYELVLAAQDAGFAACKPGNEFQAPHKAAQKVITDGLLRLGIIKKPEEVRTYFPHGTSHYLGLDVHDPGTYGPLQAGAVITVEPGIYIPEGSPCDKKWWNIGVRIEDDILITQQGYENLSREAPRTVAEVESMMAKPSALDDFKLPELN